A single window of Bradyrhizobium daqingense DNA harbors:
- a CDS encoding MFS transporter, with amino-acid sequence MNIIAQPSAVPVQLDKQTANKRMTAGLGGGVALEWYDWNVYGVMAAFLSPHFFPSDDPTTSLLAGLAVYGAGFCARPLGAVLLGPVADRISHKRVMLISVTAMAVCSLLISLLPTYKDLGVTAAIALLIMRLIQGFATGAEAGVANAIAIELAPPGKEGRYLGLIGGTFIQLGSLGSSLVAFLVSASVAPEAMREWAWRIPFAVGGVLGLLIIYLRTTVPETLINRAMHRQDESSRIQESTGGVWKTLWSVRLSLLAVILVIGSVQIANYAWNTGLPNMANTVFKEDSTYVYGIMTLMVLIWMSTAPFVGAFADKVRPSRAFALLRLLLIPCFFLTLLYSEKGIVTFFFVTVFGGAIVGFNMALYNFIATTLMPRAVRTTGVALGYALGVSLFGGTSPYLLVWLQREHIAWMFPVYGSLIALLSVLVYQIAKKRGCLYIGE; translated from the coding sequence ATGAACATCATTGCTCAGCCCAGCGCTGTACCCGTCCAGCTTGACAAGCAAACTGCCAACAAGCGAATGACCGCCGGCCTTGGAGGAGGGGTGGCGCTAGAGTGGTACGACTGGAATGTCTACGGCGTAATGGCGGCGTTTCTCTCGCCGCACTTCTTCCCTTCCGATGATCCCACCACCTCGCTGCTGGCGGGACTTGCCGTGTACGGCGCGGGCTTTTGCGCTCGACCGCTGGGCGCTGTTTTGCTGGGGCCGGTCGCAGATCGCATCAGCCACAAGCGCGTCATGCTGATCTCTGTCACGGCCATGGCGGTTTGCTCGCTTTTGATATCCTTGTTGCCCACCTACAAGGACCTCGGCGTCACGGCGGCCATAGCGCTGCTGATCATGCGGCTGATTCAGGGGTTTGCCACAGGCGCTGAAGCTGGTGTCGCCAACGCCATTGCAATTGAACTGGCGCCACCTGGTAAGGAGGGACGCTATCTCGGTCTGATTGGCGGCACATTCATCCAATTGGGAAGCCTTGGATCCAGCCTAGTTGCCTTCCTGGTGAGCGCCTCGGTCGCACCTGAAGCCATGCGCGAGTGGGCTTGGCGTATACCCTTTGCGGTCGGCGGCGTGCTGGGCCTTTTGATCATCTATCTGCGCACGACGGTGCCGGAAACCTTGATCAATCGAGCCATGCATCGGCAAGACGAGTCTTCGCGCATTCAGGAATCGACTGGCGGTGTGTGGAAAACGCTATGGAGCGTCCGCCTTTCGCTGCTCGCCGTCATCCTGGTGATCGGGTCGGTGCAGATCGCCAACTATGCCTGGAACACCGGTCTTCCCAACATGGCCAATACGGTCTTCAAGGAGGACAGCACGTATGTGTACGGGATCATGACCCTGATGGTCCTGATCTGGATGTCAACGGCGCCGTTTGTCGGCGCTTTCGCGGACAAGGTGCGACCCTCGCGCGCGTTCGCGCTGCTGCGCCTGTTGCTCATCCCATGCTTCTTCCTGACACTGCTCTATTCGGAAAAAGGCATCGTCACGTTCTTCTTTGTTACGGTGTTCGGCGGCGCGATCGTGGGCTTCAACATGGCCCTCTATAACTTCATCGCCACCACGCTGATGCCGCGCGCCGTGCGGACCACCGGAGTGGCTCTCGGCTATGCGCTCGGCGTCTCCTTGTTTGGCGGGACGTCACCCTATCTGCTGGTTTGGTTGCAACGCGAGCACATCGCCTGGATGTTTCCCGTCTACGGATCGTTGATCGCGCTCCTGAGCGTGCTGGTCTACCAGATCGCAAAGAAGCGCGGCTGCCTCTACATAGGTGAATGA
- a CDS encoding enoyl-CoA hydratase-related protein — MSETPDLILSTSVAPHVRLLTLNRTSKRNALSNQLIVELGAILRRAAIDEDVRCVVLCGSDAFFSAGADIKEMRERGFEAIDNSARRSAWGDVANFPKPLIAAVEGICFGGGHELALLADIVIAGEGAVFGQPEINIGILPGDGATQRLTRVAGKSLAMLMILSGQSITARSAMQAGLVAEVVESGRAQRRALEIADLIAQKPPRSAELAKAAVLAAFQTTLDAGLEFERQAIRHAFSTADQKEGMNAFFDKRPPNYRGK, encoded by the coding sequence ATGTCCGAGACGCCCGATCTCATCCTCTCGACATCTGTCGCGCCCCACGTGCGCCTATTGACGCTGAATAGGACATCAAAACGAAACGCCTTGAGCAACCAGTTGATCGTGGAGCTTGGCGCCATCTTGCGCCGTGCCGCAATCGATGAGGATGTCCGCTGTGTCGTGCTTTGTGGCAGCGATGCGTTCTTCTCTGCCGGAGCCGACATCAAGGAGATGCGGGAGCGCGGCTTTGAGGCAATCGACAATTCCGCCCGACGTTCTGCCTGGGGGGATGTCGCCAATTTCCCCAAGCCTCTCATTGCCGCGGTCGAGGGCATTTGCTTCGGCGGCGGCCACGAATTGGCGCTGCTCGCGGATATCGTGATAGCAGGTGAAGGGGCGGTATTTGGGCAGCCTGAGATCAACATCGGAATATTGCCCGGCGACGGCGCAACGCAGAGGCTGACACGCGTGGCTGGCAAATCACTGGCCATGCTGATGATCCTGAGCGGCCAATCCATCACGGCGCGGAGTGCGATGCAGGCCGGCCTTGTGGCGGAAGTTGTCGAAAGCGGCAGGGCGCAGAGGCGAGCGCTCGAAATAGCCGATCTGATAGCGCAAAAGCCTCCCCGCTCGGCTGAACTTGCCAAAGCTGCCGTTCTCGCCGCCTTTCAGACCACGTTGGACGCCGGGCTCGAGTTCGAGCGGCAAGCGATACGTCACGCTTTCAGCACAGCTGACCAGAAGGAGGGAATGAACGCCTTCTTTGACAAGAGGCCGCCGAATTATCGCGGGAAGTAG
- a CDS encoding substrate-binding protein has protein sequence MLNDHRQLSRRRFLGNFAFVSAAIAAGPGSWVIRPDWANAAEGPIRIGIATDLTGALGFAGNTDANVARMVASEINENGGLLGRPIDLLIEDTASNESVAVGNVRKLIQRDKVDLVLGGIASSMRNAIKDIIISRGKTLYIYPQAYEGRECTPYLFCTGPVPAQNCDRFIPWLIKNGGRRFALPGSNYVWPQTINAYARKVIESSGGEVVFEEYYPLDQIDFSSTVSRITSNKVDVVFNSVIPPGVGSFFKQLYEAGFSRNGGQLGCVYYDENTLEMNQAHEIEGLASSLDYYKALAAEDPVSAKIQSAYEKQFPGKFRFSAGSAATGTYRGLKLWEAAVREAGTIDREAVAAALDHAKIAEGPGGPAEMVPGKRHCRMNMYIGVAKAGQYEIVARSAGPVEPKEC, from the coding sequence ATGTTGAATGATCACCGGCAACTCAGCCGCCGCCGCTTTCTCGGCAATTTCGCCTTTGTGTCTGCGGCCATTGCGGCCGGCCCGGGCAGCTGGGTGATCCGTCCTGACTGGGCCAACGCCGCTGAAGGCCCGATCAGGATTGGCATTGCCACCGACCTTACGGGGGCACTCGGCTTTGCCGGGAATACCGACGCCAATGTCGCGCGCATGGTCGCGAGCGAGATCAACGAGAACGGTGGTCTCTTGGGGCGCCCGATCGACCTCCTGATCGAAGACACCGCGTCCAACGAGTCCGTCGCTGTTGGCAATGTCCGCAAGCTGATTCAACGAGACAAGGTCGACCTGGTACTCGGCGGCATTGCGAGCTCGATGCGCAACGCCATCAAGGACATCATCATCTCTCGTGGCAAGACGCTCTACATCTATCCACAGGCCTACGAAGGCAGGGAGTGCACGCCCTATCTGTTTTGCACCGGGCCGGTACCGGCGCAGAATTGCGACCGGTTCATTCCGTGGTTGATCAAGAACGGTGGCAGACGCTTCGCGCTGCCTGGATCAAACTACGTCTGGCCGCAAACAATCAATGCCTATGCGCGCAAGGTGATCGAGAGCAGCGGCGGGGAGGTGGTGTTCGAGGAGTACTACCCGCTTGACCAAATCGATTTTTCATCGACCGTGAGCCGCATCACGTCCAACAAGGTAGACGTGGTCTTCAACAGTGTTATCCCCCCGGGCGTCGGCTCGTTCTTCAAACAGCTTTATGAAGCGGGCTTTTCTAGGAATGGGGGACAGCTGGGCTGCGTCTACTATGACGAGAACACGCTCGAAATGAACCAGGCTCACGAGATCGAAGGCCTCGCCAGCAGCCTCGACTATTACAAGGCGCTCGCGGCGGAAGATCCGGTGAGCGCCAAAATTCAGTCGGCCTACGAAAAGCAGTTTCCGGGCAAGTTCCGGTTCTCAGCAGGAAGCGCCGCGACCGGCACGTATCGAGGACTGAAGCTGTGGGAAGCCGCAGTGAGGGAAGCCGGTACAATTGACCGCGAGGCTGTCGCTGCCGCGCTTGACCACGCCAAGATTGCGGAAGGGCCTGGCGGGCCGGCGGAGATGGTGCCGGGCAAGCGCCACTGCAGGATGAACATGTACATTGGCGTGGCAAAGGCCGGCCAATACGAGATCGTCGCCCGTAGCGCCGGCCCGGTCGAGCCGAAGGAGTGTTGA